Proteins encoded together in one Pseudomonas sp. Seg1 window:
- a CDS encoding APC family permease: MASESGQGPGRHLPVFQALLITLGMVITTDILKTAPTVALNVGPEHFYLVWVLGGVASMIGALCFAEMATAFPHPGGDYHFLRTAYGERMGFLFAWSRFSVMHTGWIALSAFMFADYVNAVVPLGQYGSGLFAGAVIVALVLLNLTGKHIGFITQTLLVGLLALGFLSIASAGVFLAWQGIEPPAPNVIAVPENTGMAGFSAAMIFVFLAFGGWSDAATLSAEVRDGRRGIFIAMLGALTVLMVIYLALNWAFIQGLGFAGLAASNAPAVELLNRAFGAPGVMLILLMVGIAAIATINSTLLVGARTTYAAARDVPQLRSFGSWDDRHGVPRKALLAEGAVALLLVLFGSFTQSGFNTMVEYLTPVYWLFLSLSSVALIILRRRFPEVPRPVKVPLYPLLPLLFFGLCLYMLYSSVTVVGWGAFLGIGVLLIGAVFLAVLSRLTPYPYPDPLPEEKGADRRVLRDTST, encoded by the coding sequence ATGGCTTCTGAGTCGGGGCAGGGGCCGGGTCGGCATCTGCCGGTGTTTCAGGCGCTGTTGATCACGCTGGGTATGGTGATCACCACCGACATCCTGAAAACCGCGCCGACCGTGGCACTCAACGTCGGGCCTGAGCACTTCTACCTGGTTTGGGTGCTCGGCGGCGTGGCGTCGATGATCGGTGCGCTGTGTTTTGCCGAGATGGCCACGGCGTTTCCGCATCCGGGTGGCGACTATCACTTTCTGCGCACGGCTTACGGCGAGCGCATGGGATTTCTGTTTGCCTGGTCGCGGTTTTCGGTGATGCACACCGGGTGGATTGCGTTGTCGGCGTTCATGTTTGCCGATTACGTCAACGCCGTGGTGCCGCTCGGGCAGTACGGCTCGGGGCTGTTTGCCGGCGCGGTGATTGTTGCGTTGGTGCTGCTCAATCTCACCGGCAAGCACATTGGTTTTATCACTCAGACGCTTTTGGTGGGACTGTTGGCGTTGGGTTTTCTGAGCATTGCCAGTGCGGGTGTTTTTCTCGCCTGGCAAGGCATCGAACCGCCCGCGCCGAACGTCATCGCTGTCCCGGAAAACACGGGTATGGCCGGGTTTTCAGCGGCGATGATTTTTGTCTTCCTGGCGTTCGGTGGCTGGAGTGATGCCGCGACATTGTCGGCAGAAGTGCGTGACGGTCGGCGCGGGATTTTCATCGCCATGCTGGGCGCATTGACCGTGTTGATGGTGATTTATCTGGCGCTCAATTGGGCGTTCATCCAGGGCTTGGGATTCGCCGGACTGGCGGCCAGCAATGCGCCGGCGGTTGAACTGTTGAACCGCGCATTCGGTGCGCCCGGGGTGATGCTGATTCTGCTGATGGTCGGCATCGCCGCAATCGCGACCATCAATTCGACCCTGCTGGTCGGCGCCCGCACCACTTACGCCGCTGCTCGCGATGTGCCGCAGTTGCGCAGCTTCGGAAGCTGGGATGATCGCCACGGCGTACCGCGTAAAGCGCTGCTCGCGGAAGGTGCTGTGGCGTTGCTGTTGGTGCTGTTTGGCAGCTTTACCCAGAGCGGGTTCAACACCATGGTCGAGTACCTGACGCCGGTGTACTGGTTGTTTTTGAGCTTGAGCAGTGTGGCGCTGATCATTTTGCGGCGGCGGTTTCCCGAGGTGCCACGGCCGGTGAAGGTGCCGCTGTATCCACTGTTGCCGCTGCTGTTTTTCGGCTTGTGTCTGTACATGCTGTATTCGAGCGTGACGGTGGTGGGCTGGGGAGCTTTTTTGGGGATTGGGGTGTTGCTGATTGGCGCAGTGTTTTTAGCCGTGTTGAGCCGCCTGACGCCATACCCTTACCCTGATCCTCTCCCAGAGGAAAAGGGGGCCGACCGCAGAGTCTTGCGGGATACATCAACCTGA
- a CDS encoding DUF3574 domain-containing protein, with translation MPQRLLLAALFVAVAGCTSPPPVSVHTKDPASSTLQGDATRPAQAQWTRTELYFSVGSLDGKDGAVSPARWREFLDKEVTPRFPDGFTVFDAYGQWKDHGAKEPERLSTKVIVVLHESSAKNEGSIEAIRLAYKRITGDLSVLRLSQPAAVSF, from the coding sequence ATGCCTCAACGTCTTTTACTGGCGGCACTGTTTGTGGCGGTCGCAGGGTGTACCAGCCCTCCTCCGGTTTCCGTGCATACCAAAGATCCTGCCAGCTCGACCTTGCAGGGGGACGCGACGCGCCCGGCGCAGGCGCAATGGACGCGGACCGAGTTGTACTTTTCGGTGGGCTCTCTGGATGGCAAGGACGGCGCGGTCAGCCCGGCGCGCTGGCGCGAGTTTCTGGATAAGGAAGTGACGCCGAGGTTTCCCGACGGATTCACGGTGTTCGATGCGTATGGGCAGTGGAAGGATCACGGGGCGAAAGAGCCTGAGCGGCTGAGCACCAAGGTGATTGTGGTGTTGCATGAGAGCAGTGCGAAGAATGAGGGGAGTATTGAGGCGATTCGCCTGGCGTATAAGCGAATTACCGGGGATCTTTCGGTGTTGCGGCTTTCGCAGCCGGCGGCGGTGTCTTTTTAA
- a CDS encoding sulfite oxidase-like oxidoreductase, translated as MHNKAARLRKSRSPKADPAFGGRLPAGQVLTERFPILHEGAVPEYDLANWSLCLYGSLKNPVELRYTDLQALPQRQLQCDIHCVTRWSKFDTQWSGVHLQDLLQAFDIQPQTNFVMAHADHDYQTNLRLDDLLHPHTLLATHYAGQPLTAQHGWPLRLVVAGRYFWKSAKWLRGLEFIDQEQPGFWERNGFHLHADPFAEQRFSAEALDIAEDAWLEKDFD; from the coding sequence ATGCACAACAAAGCTGCGCGATTACGCAAAAGCCGCTCTCCGAAAGCAGATCCTGCATTCGGCGGGCGGTTGCCTGCGGGTCAGGTGCTGACCGAGCGCTTCCCGATCCTGCACGAAGGCGCGGTGCCGGAATATGATCTGGCGAACTGGTCACTGTGTCTGTACGGCTCGCTCAAAAATCCTGTCGAGCTGCGCTACACCGACCTGCAAGCGCTGCCGCAACGCCAACTGCAATGCGACATCCACTGCGTCACGCGCTGGTCGAAATTCGATACGCAGTGGAGCGGGGTGCACCTGCAGGATCTGTTGCAAGCTTTCGATATCCAGCCGCAAACGAATTTCGTTATGGCCCACGCCGATCACGATTACCAGACCAACCTGCGGCTTGATGACTTGCTGCATCCGCACACCCTGCTGGCGACTCACTACGCAGGCCAACCGTTAACCGCGCAACATGGCTGGCCACTCCGTCTGGTGGTAGCGGGGCGGTACTTCTGGAAGAGCGCGAAATGGCTGCGCGGGCTGGAATTTATCGACCAGGAGCAACCGGGGTTCTGGGAGCGCAACGGCTTTCACCTACATGCTGATCCGTTTGCCGAACAGCGCTTCAGTGCCGAAGCGTTGGACATTGCCGAAGATGCCTGGCTGGAAAAGGACTTCGACTAA
- a CDS encoding TonB-dependent receptor — protein sequence MHYRSRSLLAAAVVSAIWQLPAQAEDTSTSAESESRLGTVLVTGTRGTSRTVLDSPVPVDVLTAEDLKTAGAADGELGAALQTLLPSFSLPRQSNSGGADHIRAAQLRGMSPDQVLVLVNGKRRHTSAVVNDSSKIGRGTAPVDFNSIPISAIKRIEVLRDGAGAQYGSDAIAGVINIILDDAPEGGEVSTSYGAYHTHQDAIDKTTTDGQNSVTTAKIGTRLGEEGGFIRGGTEYKDRNPTNRAGFDGFADTPGQRNYVMGDGLARDVNLWFNSELPLAGGKAYSFGTYNQRHTTGAEFYRYPYEQPQFYPNGYLPQSLGDNKDVSATAGFKGMIGDDWDFDSSVTHGRNRFESSTRRTLNVSLGDDSPTKFDTGDYELRQTTSNLDFSRELRLGGRSFVLAVGGEYRYENYLTYAGDEASYIGSGADGANGLRPSEESDLDRNVFGSYAELSGDLTDNFFVDAATRWEHYDDAGSKLTGKLSGRYKLTEQWALRGAVSNNFRAPSLAQSGFQNTTSNFGDGGTLTDIRVLSVNDPIARALGAEKLDPETSKNFSLGLTFQLNERFDASLDVFRIDVKDRITLSQRIGSDALETFINDNYGVAGVHDVNFFTNAADTSTHGAELVLNYHQPFYEGQLGLTTAYTYNHTKVTSTKGTPSQLTALGIGNDALVGVEETNTLTDAAPKDRFIFSANWASEHWGLLGRLTRQGETTRVFDFGDSQPEQTYGAVWQLDAEVTYKFTPKFNIAVGGNNLTDNYPERSGSAINYGGNLPYDVLSPIGTNGAYYYARATYGF from the coding sequence ATGCATTACCGTTCCCGTTCATTACTGGCCGCCGCTGTTGTCAGTGCAATCTGGCAACTGCCTGCACAGGCCGAAGACACGTCCACCAGCGCTGAAAGCGAATCCCGCCTCGGCACCGTTTTGGTCACGGGCACACGCGGCACCTCTCGTACCGTGCTCGACTCGCCGGTTCCCGTGGATGTGTTGACCGCCGAAGACCTGAAGACCGCCGGCGCCGCTGACGGTGAATTGGGCGCGGCGTTGCAGACATTGCTGCCGTCCTTCAGCCTGCCGCGCCAGTCCAACTCCGGCGGCGCCGACCATATTCGCGCCGCACAACTGCGCGGCATGAGCCCGGATCAGGTGCTGGTGCTGGTCAATGGCAAGCGTCGCCATACGTCGGCAGTGGTCAACGATTCGTCGAAAATCGGTCGCGGCACCGCGCCGGTGGATTTCAACTCGATCCCCATCAGCGCGATCAAACGCATCGAAGTGCTGCGTGACGGCGCCGGTGCGCAATACGGCTCCGACGCGATTGCCGGGGTGATCAACATCATCCTCGACGACGCCCCCGAGGGCGGCGAAGTGTCCACCAGTTACGGCGCTTATCACACCCATCAGGACGCCATCGACAAGACCACCACCGACGGCCAGAACAGTGTGACCACCGCCAAGATCGGTACGCGTCTCGGCGAGGAGGGCGGCTTCATCCGGGGCGGTACCGAGTACAAGGATCGCAACCCGACCAACCGCGCAGGCTTCGACGGTTTCGCCGATACACCGGGCCAGCGCAACTACGTGATGGGTGACGGCCTCGCCCGTGACGTCAATCTCTGGTTCAACAGCGAACTGCCGCTGGCCGGCGGCAAGGCCTACAGCTTCGGCACTTACAACCAGCGCCACACCACGGGTGCGGAGTTCTATCGCTACCCGTACGAACAACCGCAGTTCTACCCCAACGGTTATTTGCCGCAGTCATTGGGCGACAACAAGGACGTCTCCGCCACCGCCGGTTTCAAAGGCATGATCGGCGACGACTGGGACTTCGACAGCAGCGTCACCCATGGCCGCAACCGCTTCGAATCGTCAACCCGGCGCACCCTCAACGTCAGTCTTGGCGATGATTCGCCGACGAAATTCGACACCGGCGATTACGAGTTGCGCCAGACCACCAGCAACCTCGATTTCAGCCGCGAATTGCGCCTCGGCGGCCGTTCGTTTGTCCTCGCCGTCGGCGGCGAATACCGCTACGAAAACTACCTGACCTACGCCGGTGACGAAGCCTCTTACATCGGCTCTGGAGCCGACGGCGCCAATGGCCTGCGCCCGAGCGAAGAGTCGGATCTGGACCGCAACGTGTTCGGCAGCTACGCCGAATTGTCCGGCGATCTCACGGATAACTTCTTCGTCGACGCGGCCACTCGCTGGGAGCATTACGATGATGCCGGCAGCAAGCTCACCGGCAAACTCAGCGGCCGCTACAAACTCACCGAGCAATGGGCATTGCGCGGCGCGGTGTCGAACAACTTCCGCGCACCGTCGCTGGCGCAGAGCGGTTTTCAGAACACCACCAGCAACTTCGGCGACGGCGGCACGCTCACCGACATCCGCGTGCTCTCGGTCAACGACCCGATCGCTCGCGCCCTCGGCGCCGAAAAGCTCGATCCGGAAACCTCGAAAAACTTCAGCCTCGGCCTGACCTTCCAGTTGAACGAGCGCTTCGACGCGTCGCTGGATGTGTTTCGCATCGACGTCAAGGACCGCATCACTCTTTCGCAACGCATTGGCAGCGACGCCCTGGAAACCTTCATCAACGACAACTACGGCGTGGCTGGCGTGCACGACGTCAACTTCTTCACCAACGCCGCCGACACCAGCACCCACGGCGCCGAACTGGTGCTCAATTACCATCAGCCGTTCTACGAGGGGCAACTGGGCCTGACCACCGCGTACACCTACAACCACACCAAAGTCACCAGCACCAAAGGCACGCCTTCGCAGCTGACTGCACTGGGGATCGGCAACGACGCACTGGTCGGCGTGGAGGAGACCAACACCCTGACCGACGCCGCACCGAAGGACCGCTTCATCTTTTCCGCGAACTGGGCGAGTGAACACTGGGGCCTGCTCGGACGCTTGACCCGCCAAGGCGAGACCACCCGAGTGTTCGATTTCGGCGACTCGCAACCGGAGCAAACCTACGGCGCGGTCTGGCAGCTGGATGCCGAAGTGACTTACAAATTCACGCCGAAATTCAACATCGCCGTGGGTGGTAACAACCTCACCGACAACTATCCGGAACGCTCCGGTTCGGCGATCAACTACGGCGGTAACCTGCCATACGACGTGCTCTCGCCGATCGGCACCAACGGCGCTTACTACTACGCCCGCGCCACTTATGGCTTCTGA
- a CDS encoding AraC family transcriptional regulator: MISSSPLVDWLLESLELDASLFHVGRYCGGWHASTHGLARASFHLVVQGHCWLHIDGHEPALRLNAGDAVFLLRDLDYRLSSAEDSRLAQTLPRMAMTALDRAAEDGVGLVCGFFHFKSGLSSLIIEGLPDWIILRAGDPSSSAARALFELILEECERLPAPSSTLLERLSHLLFLYVLRQQMADNQHLGGLVALARNPQFAPLLDQLIEQPQLPWSLESMAACIGVSRSAFFKRFNELAGQSPGQVLLALRMRHACQLLRANHTVEQVCAAVGYQSIAAFTRAFAKSVGVQPGAYRKQHEGA; this comes from the coding sequence ATGATTTCGTCCAGCCCACTGGTTGATTGGTTATTAGAAAGCCTCGAACTCGATGCGAGTCTGTTTCACGTCGGCCGCTATTGCGGTGGCTGGCATGCCAGCACTCATGGCCTGGCGCGGGCCAGCTTTCATCTGGTCGTGCAGGGGCATTGCTGGTTGCATATCGACGGGCATGAACCGGCGCTGCGGCTGAATGCCGGGGATGCAGTGTTCCTGTTGCGCGATCTCGATTATCGCCTGTCCAGCGCTGAAGACTCGCGGCTGGCGCAGACGCTGCCGCGCATGGCGATGACCGCGCTGGATCGTGCGGCCGAGGATGGTGTGGGCCTGGTCTGTGGCTTCTTTCATTTCAAGTCCGGGTTGTCGTCGCTGATCATCGAAGGTTTGCCGGACTGGATCATTCTGCGCGCCGGAGATCCTTCCTCTAGCGCGGCCCGAGCCTTGTTCGAATTGATTCTGGAGGAATGCGAACGCTTGCCGGCGCCCTCCTCGACGCTGCTTGAACGCCTGAGCCATCTGCTGTTTCTTTATGTCCTGCGCCAGCAGATGGCTGACAACCAGCACCTCGGCGGATTGGTCGCACTGGCGCGTAACCCGCAATTCGCGCCGCTGCTCGATCAACTGATCGAACAGCCACAGTTGCCGTGGTCGCTGGAAAGCATGGCGGCGTGCATCGGCGTTTCGCGCTCGGCGTTCTTCAAACGCTTCAATGAACTGGCCGGGCAGTCGCCGGGGCAAGTGTTGCTGGCCCTGCGCATGCGCCACGCTTGCCAGTTATTGCGGGCCAATCACACGGTCGAGCAGGTGTGTGCGGCGGTCGGCTATCAATCGATTGCGGCGTTTACCCGGGCATTTGCCAAGTCGGTGGGCGTGCAGCCGGGGGCTTATCGCAAGCAACATGAGGGGGCCTGA
- a CDS encoding XRE family transcriptional regulator, translating into MNNLESLEEDPICERVAQNLQRLRSKRHLSLDGLARQCGVSRAMLAQIESGRSVPSIKVLCKIAKGLKVSVAAFLEHRAFEGVAVLSASQSKRLVSASGAFVSRALFPFDVARQSEFYELRLSPLGEDQSEGHGPGVQENLVVAQGVLEISVNDERYLLSTGDSILFYADQPHRYRNPADSEAVAYLVVTYPERLD; encoded by the coding sequence CTGAACAACCTCGAATCACTGGAAGAAGACCCGATCTGCGAACGGGTCGCACAGAATCTGCAGCGTCTGCGCAGCAAGCGTCATTTGTCGCTGGATGGGCTGGCGCGCCAGTGCGGTGTGAGCCGGGCGATGTTGGCGCAGATCGAGTCCGGGCGCAGCGTGCCGTCGATCAAGGTGCTGTGCAAAATCGCCAAGGGTTTGAAGGTGTCGGTGGCGGCGTTTCTCGAGCACCGGGCGTTTGAAGGTGTGGCAGTGTTGTCGGCGAGCCAGAGCAAACGGCTGGTCAGTGCCAGCGGTGCATTTGTCAGTCGGGCCTTGTTTCCGTTCGACGTGGCGCGTCAGTCCGAGTTTTACGAATTGCGCCTGAGCCCGCTGGGTGAAGACCAATCCGAGGGCCACGGCCCGGGCGTGCAGGAAAACCTGGTGGTGGCTCAAGGCGTGCTGGAGATCAGCGTCAACGACGAGCGCTACCTGCTCTCGACTGGCGACTCGATCCTGTTCTACGCCGACCAGCCCCACCGCTACCGCAACCCGGCCGACAGCGAAGCCGTCGCCTACCTGGTCGTCACCTACCCCGAACGCCTCGACTGA